The following proteins are co-located in the Bordetella bronchialis genome:
- a CDS encoding cation:proton antiporter: MDVGLIVFGLATLLTLVCFMPPLAGRLKLPYSVLLAIVGCLLGIVIHVHGWAPPVLAGMLDSLEKFEISSETFLTVFLPVLLFETALSMNVRRLMDDIGPILMMAIVAVFLSTVVVGVTLNGLSSYGLVVCLLLGAIVATTDPAAVVGIFREVGAPKRLTTLVEGESLFNDAASIALYSVLVGVLAGHAEMSAGNVLVDFVVSFLGGGLAGYAMGRLACMLFAVLRGFPTAEITLTLTVAYLTFFVCDHYLHVSGVVATVIAGLVVGSTGRTRMAPTTFEHLTSAWEQFGFWANSLIFLFAAMLIPRLMADATLGDVALILVLFVAALAARAVAVFGLLPLLGLTRLGTRVNRAYKTVMLWGGLRGAVSLALALAVTERDDVPYEARQFVAVATTGFVLMTLFINGISLRPLIRMLRLNELSRHEATLRDQALAVALGDLQEKTDEVAATEHIGPEVRERIHAVFDRTLSQLRDAEVRHMSVPERVDIGLATLARREEEMFFDILKAQIVDWRMAESLLARAERLEDAVRAGGVTGFENAIAADVRYSRSFKLALRLHYLFGFQRWLARELAQRFAALMCKRSVAQRVILFAGQQLKVMLGEEATQRIVAAHQRRLDAIENALQALNLQYPSYALWLQESYLGRVARQLERMRYRDMLDQFLISGEVYADLTHQLERRWAHIDRHPPLDIELGAAELIKRVPLFENLSADSLRAISRLLKPRLALPDQHVLKDRAGEEMCFVASGAVAVHLPDNTTVELGSGEFFGELALLGEQALVPDVTSLGYSKLLMMSARDFRALLAHDADLRERIEKVARQRLRAIEVWKQFSATPPTAAS; this comes from the coding sequence ATGGACGTGGGTCTGATCGTTTTCGGCTTGGCGACCTTGCTGACGCTGGTGTGTTTCATGCCGCCGCTGGCCGGGCGCCTGAAGCTGCCCTACTCGGTGCTGCTGGCGATCGTGGGCTGTTTGCTGGGCATCGTCATCCACGTCCATGGGTGGGCGCCGCCGGTGCTGGCCGGCATGCTGGATTCGCTGGAGAAGTTCGAGATCTCCTCGGAAACTTTCCTTACCGTTTTCCTTCCGGTCCTGCTTTTTGAAACCGCCCTGTCCATGAACGTGCGGCGCCTGATGGACGACATCGGGCCCATCCTGATGATGGCCATCGTGGCGGTGTTCCTGTCCACCGTGGTGGTGGGCGTCACCCTGAACGGCCTGTCCTCGTACGGGCTGGTGGTCTGCCTGCTGCTAGGCGCCATCGTCGCCACCACCGATCCTGCCGCCGTCGTGGGCATCTTCCGCGAAGTCGGCGCGCCCAAGCGGCTGACCACCCTGGTAGAGGGCGAAAGCCTGTTCAACGACGCCGCATCCATTGCCTTGTATTCCGTGCTGGTGGGCGTGCTGGCGGGCCATGCCGAAATGTCCGCCGGCAACGTCCTGGTGGATTTCGTGGTCAGTTTCCTGGGCGGCGGCCTGGCCGGGTATGCCATGGGGCGGCTGGCGTGCATGCTGTTCGCGGTGCTGCGCGGCTTTCCCACCGCGGAGATCACGCTGACGCTGACCGTGGCCTACCTGACCTTCTTCGTGTGCGACCACTACCTGCATGTGTCCGGGGTGGTGGCTACCGTGATCGCCGGCCTGGTGGTGGGCTCCACCGGCCGTACCCGCATGGCGCCGACCACGTTCGAGCACCTGACCAGCGCGTGGGAGCAGTTCGGCTTCTGGGCGAACTCGCTCATCTTCCTGTTCGCGGCCATGCTGATTCCGCGGCTGATGGCCGATGCTACGCTGGGCGACGTGGCGCTCATCCTGGTTTTGTTCGTGGCCGCGCTGGCGGCGCGCGCGGTGGCGGTGTTCGGCCTGCTGCCCCTGCTGGGCCTGACGCGGCTGGGCACGCGGGTCAATCGCGCCTACAAGACCGTCATGCTGTGGGGCGGCCTGCGTGGCGCCGTATCGCTGGCCCTCGCCTTGGCGGTCACCGAGCGCGACGACGTGCCCTACGAAGCGCGCCAGTTCGTCGCCGTGGCAACCACCGGCTTCGTCCTGATGACGCTCTTCATCAACGGCATCAGCCTGCGCCCGCTGATCCGCATGCTGCGGCTGAACGAGCTGTCGCGGCACGAGGCCACGCTGCGCGACCAGGCGCTGGCCGTGGCCCTGGGCGACCTGCAGGAAAAGACCGACGAAGTGGCCGCGACCGAGCACATCGGGCCGGAAGTGCGCGAACGCATCCATGCGGTGTTCGATCGCACGCTGAGCCAGCTGCGCGACGCGGAGGTGCGCCACATGAGCGTGCCGGAACGGGTGGACATCGGCCTGGCGACGCTGGCGCGGCGCGAGGAAGAAATGTTCTTCGACATCCTGAAGGCGCAGATCGTCGATTGGCGCATGGCCGAATCCCTGCTGGCGCGGGCCGAACGCCTGGAGGACGCCGTGCGCGCCGGGGGCGTGACCGGCTTCGAGAACGCCATCGCCGCCGACGTGCGGTATTCCCGTTCCTTCAAACTGGCGCTGCGCCTGCACTATCTTTTCGGCTTCCAGCGCTGGCTGGCGCGCGAACTGGCGCAGCGTTTCGCGGCCTTGATGTGCAAACGCTCGGTGGCCCAGCGGGTGATCCTGTTCGCCGGCCAGCAGTTGAAAGTCATGCTGGGGGAGGAAGCCACGCAGCGCATCGTCGCCGCCCACCAGCGGCGCCTGGATGCCATCGAGAACGCGCTGCAGGCGCTGAACCTGCAATACCCCAGCTACGCGCTATGGCTGCAGGAAAGCTATCTGGGGCGGGTGGCGCGGCAGCTGGAGCGCATGCGCTACCGCGATATGCTGGACCAGTTCCTGATCAGCGGCGAGGTCTACGCCGACCTGACCCACCAGCTGGAGCGGCGCTGGGCCCATATCGACCGGCACCCGCCCTTGGATATCGAGCTGGGCGCGGCCGAGCTGATCAAGCGCGTGCCCCTGTTCGAAAACCTGAGCGCCGATTCCTTGCGCGCCATTTCCAGGCTGCTCAAGCCGCGCCTGGCGCTGCCGGACCAGCATGTCCTGAAGGACCGGGCCGGCGAAGAGATGTGCTTCGTCGCCTCCGGCGCGGTGGCGGTGCACCTGCCGGACAACACGACCGTCGAACTGGGCAGTGGCGAATTCTTCGGCGAGCTCGCCTTGCTGGGCGAACAGGCGCTGGTGCCGGACGTGACTTCGCTGGGCTACAGCAAACTGCTGATGATGTCGGCGCGGGACTTCCGCGCCCTGCTGGCCCACGACGCCGACCTGCGCGAACGGATCGAAAAAGTGGCGCGGCAGCGATTGCGGGCGATCGAGGTCTGGAAGCAGTTTTCGGCGACGCCGCCGACAGCCGCCTCGTGA
- a CDS encoding LacI family DNA-binding transcriptional regulator produces the protein MTVRKSRSSSHNGVTMADVARLAGVSAITVSRALRTPEKVQAALRTRIQDACDRLGYVPNHAASALASARSRTVVVLIPSLSNIVFVDILAGIKEVLDAHAHHMHIGLTGYSAEAEETLLRTYLQHSPDGLILTGIDHSPGVWKLLDARKIPTVHTIETLDEPGGLSVGFSQFDSGYAAGRHLVERGYRHIGIIGAQLDPRSLRRCEGCRQALRDAGLHDPALEIMTPAKSSLSLGAELLETMLRDHPECDALFFCNDDLAQGAVFQCGRLGIPVPQRMGLVGFHDLNGTAWTTPPLSTIATPRYEIGRSAATLLMNALEGRPNPQRHLDLGFRLVRRETT, from the coding sequence ATGACGGTCCGCAAGTCCCGCAGCTCGAGTCACAACGGCGTCACCATGGCCGACGTCGCGCGTCTCGCGGGCGTCAGCGCCATTACGGTCTCGCGCGCCTTGCGCACGCCGGAGAAAGTCCAGGCGGCGCTGCGGACCCGCATCCAGGACGCCTGCGACCGACTGGGCTACGTACCGAACCATGCCGCCAGCGCGCTGGCCTCGGCGCGATCGCGCACGGTGGTGGTGCTGATTCCCTCGCTGAGCAATATCGTTTTCGTCGATATCCTGGCGGGCATCAAGGAAGTCCTGGACGCGCACGCCCACCACATGCACATCGGGCTGACGGGCTACTCCGCCGAAGCGGAAGAAACGCTGCTGCGCACCTATCTGCAGCATTCGCCGGACGGGCTGATCCTGACCGGTATCGACCACAGCCCGGGGGTATGGAAGCTGCTGGACGCGCGCAAGATTCCCACGGTCCACACCATCGAAACGCTGGACGAGCCGGGCGGCCTGAGCGTGGGTTTCTCGCAATTCGATTCCGGCTATGCGGCCGGCCGCCACTTGGTGGAGCGCGGCTACCGCCACATCGGCATCATTGGCGCCCAGCTAGACCCGCGTTCGCTACGCCGCTGCGAAGGCTGCCGGCAAGCCCTGCGGGACGCCGGTCTCCATGACCCCGCCCTGGAAATCATGACGCCCGCGAAGTCTTCGTTGAGCCTGGGCGCGGAGTTGTTGGAAACCATGCTGCGCGACCATCCGGAATGCGACGCGCTGTTCTTCTGCAACGACGACCTGGCGCAGGGCGCGGTGTTCCAGTGCGGACGCCTGGGTATCCCCGTGCCCCAGCGCATGGGCCTGGTGGGCTTCCACGACCTGAACGGCACGGCATGGACCACCCCGCCGCTTTCCACCATCGCCACGCCGCGCTATGAAATCGGCCGTTCCGCGGCCACGCTGCTGATGAACGCCCTGGAAGGCCGGCCTAATCCGCAGCGACATCTGGACCTGGGGTTTCGGCTGGTAAGGCGGGAGACGACCTAG
- a CDS encoding TRAP transporter small permease, translating into MQTVSTPGTGRGAMSRALDLVFRIQRWLMVACLVVMVVLLFGNVALRYLFNSGINASDELSRLAFVWLIFIGSVLAVRNHTHMGVTMLVERFGPGARRATHLFCQVLILAVLCMWIKGSWDQTAIGMGTRLPVTGLPSGVFNLACLYAAIVMALLTLADIVLTLGGAEPPLDASAVDPLS; encoded by the coding sequence ATGCAAACGGTTTCCACGCCGGGAACCGGCCGCGGCGCCATGAGCCGCGCGCTGGACCTGGTGTTTCGCATCCAGCGCTGGCTCATGGTGGCCTGCCTGGTCGTCATGGTCGTACTGCTGTTCGGCAATGTGGCCCTGCGCTATCTGTTCAACTCGGGCATCAATGCCTCCGACGAACTGTCGCGCCTGGCCTTCGTCTGGCTGATCTTCATCGGTTCCGTGCTGGCGGTGCGCAATCACACCCACATGGGCGTCACCATGCTGGTGGAGCGCTTCGGCCCCGGCGCGCGGCGGGCCACCCACCTGTTCTGCCAGGTGCTGATCCTGGCGGTGCTATGCATGTGGATCAAGGGCAGCTGGGACCAGACGGCGATCGGCATGGGCACCAGGCTGCCTGTCACCGGCCTTCCTTCCGGCGTTTTCAACCTTGCCTGTCTGTACGCGGCGATCGTCATGGCCCTGCTGACGCTGGCCGACATCGTCCTGACGCTGGGCGGCGCCGAGCCGCCGCTGGATGCCAGCGCCGTCGATCCCTTGAGCTGA
- a CDS encoding TRAP transporter large permease: MILSVFLIVLLGLLALGMPIAFALMISAVPMMFQLDFVDPQIIDQNMLGGANSFTLMAVPLFMLAGELMNEGGISRRIVNLATMFVGHIRGGLGYVAIFASVLLAALSGSAVADAAALGSLLIPMLREKGYDAGDSAGLIASGGIIAPIIPPSISFIIYGVATNVSITKLFFAGIAPGLLMALTLVAVWTWTARRSGARVAPTPRQPWSARLRALRESLWALFLPVIIIGGLRGGIFTPTEAAVVAAVYALLISLFVYREIRFKDLGPLFVRAASTTAIVMFLVAAAMVSSYMITLADMPQDLVALLEPLLDHPKWLMFALLVVLTLVGTAMDLTPTILILAPVLMPVVTKAGIDPVYFGVMFVMVGCVGLLTPPVGTVLNVVAGVARIRMETIIRGAWRYVVAYTVLLVVMVIFPELITVPAKWIH; the protein is encoded by the coding sequence ATGATTCTTTCCGTCTTTCTTATTGTGTTGCTGGGCCTGCTCGCGCTGGGCATGCCGATCGCCTTCGCGCTGATGATCAGCGCCGTGCCGATGATGTTCCAGCTGGACTTCGTCGATCCGCAGATCATCGACCAGAACATGCTGGGCGGCGCCAACAGCTTCACGCTGATGGCCGTGCCGCTGTTCATGCTGGCGGGCGAGCTGATGAACGAGGGCGGGATCTCGCGCCGCATCGTCAATCTGGCCACGATGTTCGTCGGGCATATCCGCGGCGGCCTGGGCTACGTGGCGATTTTCGCCAGCGTGCTGCTGGCGGCCTTGTCCGGCTCGGCCGTGGCCGACGCCGCCGCGCTGGGCTCGCTGCTGATTCCCATGCTGCGCGAAAAAGGCTACGACGCCGGCGACTCGGCGGGCCTGATCGCCTCCGGCGGCATCATCGCGCCCATCATTCCGCCTTCGATATCGTTCATCATCTACGGCGTCGCCACCAATGTGTCGATCACCAAGCTGTTCTTCGCCGGGATCGCGCCGGGGCTGCTGATGGCCTTGACGCTGGTGGCGGTGTGGACCTGGACGGCGCGCCGCAGCGGCGCCCGCGTGGCGCCCACGCCGCGCCAGCCCTGGAGCGCGCGCCTGCGTGCCCTGCGCGAGTCGCTGTGGGCGCTGTTCCTGCCGGTGATCATCATCGGCGGCCTGCGCGGCGGCATCTTCACGCCCACCGAGGCCGCCGTGGTGGCCGCGGTCTACGCCCTGCTGATCAGCCTGTTCGTCTATCGCGAGATCCGCTTCAAGGACCTGGGGCCGCTTTTCGTGCGCGCCGCAAGCACCACCGCCATCGTCATGTTCCTGGTCGCGGCGGCCATGGTGTCGTCCTACATGATCACGCTGGCCGACATGCCGCAGGACCTGGTGGCCCTGCTGGAGCCGCTGCTCGATCATCCCAAGTGGCTGATGTTCGCCCTGCTGGTGGTGCTGACGCTGGTCGGCACGGCCATGGACCTGACGCCCACCATCCTGATCCTGGCGCCGGTGCTGATGCCCGTCGTCACCAAGGCCGGCATCGACCCGGTGTACTTCGGCGTGATGTTCGTCATGGTCGGCTGCGTCGGTCTGCTGACGCCGCCCGTGGGCACCGTGCTGAACGTCGTGGCCGGTGTCGCCCGCATCCGCATGGAAACCATCATCCGCGGCGCCTGGCGCTACGTCGTCGCCTACACCGTGCTGCTCGTGGTGATGGTGATTTTCCCCGAACTGATCACCGTGCCGGCGAAGTGGATCCATTGA
- a CDS encoding TRAP transporter substrate-binding protein codes for MLTTMKKLAIALAAVSACAVAGAAHAQEVKTRIIRFGYGLNDESVQGRAARYLAEELGKISGGKLKMRTYGSANLGSDEQMQAALVGGSQEMMVGSTAPLATMVKEFGVFDLPFLFNDEKEADAVLDGPFGEKLLKMLEAKGLVGLVYWENGFRNVTNSKHPIAKAEDMQGIKLRVMQNQIALGVFGALGANAVPMPFSELFTALETRTVDGQENPVTTIQSSKFYEVQPYLSLTRHVYTPWVLLASKKWWDTLSPDEQKLIRQAAASSRDFERKDSRADSTKAMNVLKDAGMKINTVSPEELQRLRQKAQPVVDKYTQDLGPDLVKQLQDEINKVRKG; via the coding sequence ATGCTTACCACCATGAAGAAACTGGCCATCGCGCTGGCCGCCGTTTCGGCCTGCGCCGTGGCGGGCGCGGCCCACGCGCAGGAAGTCAAGACCCGTATCATCCGCTTCGGCTACGGTCTGAACGACGAAAGCGTGCAGGGCCGCGCCGCGCGCTACCTGGCCGAGGAACTGGGCAAGATCAGCGGCGGCAAGCTGAAGATGCGCACCTACGGCTCGGCCAACCTCGGCTCGGACGAGCAGATGCAGGCCGCCCTGGTCGGCGGCTCGCAGGAAATGATGGTGGGATCCACCGCGCCCCTGGCCACCATGGTCAAGGAGTTCGGCGTGTTCGACCTGCCTTTCCTGTTCAATGACGAGAAAGAGGCCGATGCCGTGCTGGACGGTCCCTTCGGCGAGAAGCTGCTGAAGATGCTGGAGGCCAAGGGCCTGGTCGGCCTGGTGTATTGGGAAAACGGCTTCCGCAACGTGACCAACTCCAAGCATCCCATCGCCAAGGCGGAGGACATGCAAGGCATCAAGCTGCGCGTCATGCAGAACCAGATCGCCCTGGGCGTATTCGGCGCGCTCGGCGCCAATGCCGTGCCCATGCCGTTCTCGGAACTGTTCACGGCCCTGGAAACGCGCACCGTCGACGGCCAGGAAAATCCCGTCACGACCATCCAGAGCAGCAAGTTCTACGAAGTGCAGCCCTATCTGAGCCTGACGCGCCACGTCTATACCCCGTGGGTGCTGCTGGCCTCCAAGAAGTGGTGGGACACGCTGTCGCCGGACGAGCAGAAACTGATCCGCCAGGCGGCCGCGTCGTCGCGCGACTTCGAGCGCAAGGACAGCCGCGCCGACTCCACCAAGGCGATGAACGTCCTGAAGGATGCCGGCATGAAGATCAACACCGTCTCGCCGGAGGAACTGCAGCGCCTGCGCCAGAAAGCCCAGCCGGTGGTGGACAAGTACACCCAGGACCTGGGACCCGATCTGGTCAAGCAATTGCAGGACGAGATCAACAAGGTGCGCAAGGGCTGA